TACAATCCCATAAGCACGTCCACCACGAAATCTCCTAATCTCGACGAACAAACCCTAGAAAAGAACCACTCACCCTCTAAATCCCAACGAGCACAATCTCACAATCAGACACAATATCGTTGCCGCTCACCACCCACAATCAATAACCCACAAACCAAACATCATCGAAGACGGCGGAAAGCGGCAATTAACAAGCGGAAATCCCAATGCAACAGCGGAAAGAACGAAACCCAAATCTCCCGGCGCGGAGAAAAGTCACGGCAACCAGAAAACTCCCcagaagaagggggaaaaaactGACctttgagaagaagaaagaaatgaaggaggaggaggaggagctctaAGCGTTGGCGGGCTTGGGGATGAGGGGGACGGCGGGCTGCTGGAGGCCGCCCGGGTGGTGCTGCTTGAGGCGGGACTCCTGCTCCTGGCGGATCTTCTGCATCTTGAGCATGCGCTCCATGACGAGCTCGTACTCGCACTTCTCGTAGGAGTGGCGCTCCCCCTCGCA
The nucleotide sequence above comes from Eucalyptus grandis isolate ANBG69807.140 chromosome 2, ASM1654582v1, whole genome shotgun sequence. Encoded proteins:
- the LOC104432990 gene encoding NADH dehydrogenase [ubiquinone] 1 beta subcomplex subunit 7, giving the protein MEVEGSSKKMIATQEEMVEARVPLAYRDQCAHLLIPLNKCRQAEYYLPWKCEGERHSYEKCEYELVMERMLKMQKIRQEQESRLKQHHPGGLQQPAVPLIPKPANA